The following proteins are encoded in a genomic region of Lujinxingia vulgaris:
- a CDS encoding gamma-glutamyl-gamma-aminobutyrate hydrolase family protein, with protein MSDPTSRPLHIGVSANWLHADPTRVIYNGRPLLYVEQSMSDWFLAAGALPLMLPAPGPECEAAVDATQMVAALDALVIAGGADVWPGSYGERALQPEWEGDRLRDEAEIALVHAALELDVPVLGICRGHQVLNVALGGTLFQDIATQVEGALTHRDAERYARNSHAVTLVKGGYLHGLYGEERAQINSVHHQAVKDLAPGLVVTARSTTDGIIEGVRLEDGSERWAVGVQWHPEFQRPEQTELLPTAPLMNDFLEAARRRAMGRS; from the coding sequence ATGTCTGACCCGACGTCCCGACCGCTACATATTGGTGTGAGCGCCAACTGGCTGCACGCTGATCCCACGCGCGTCATCTACAACGGTCGTCCGCTGCTCTATGTGGAGCAGTCGATGAGCGACTGGTTTCTGGCCGCCGGCGCGCTTCCGCTGATGCTGCCGGCGCCTGGCCCTGAGTGTGAGGCTGCGGTCGATGCCACGCAGATGGTCGCTGCCCTCGACGCGCTGGTCATCGCGGGAGGGGCCGATGTGTGGCCGGGTAGCTATGGCGAGCGTGCGTTGCAACCGGAGTGGGAGGGCGACCGGCTGCGCGATGAGGCGGAGATCGCCCTCGTGCACGCCGCGCTTGAGCTGGATGTGCCGGTGCTCGGGATCTGCCGTGGCCATCAGGTGCTCAACGTGGCCCTGGGCGGCACGCTCTTTCAGGATATCGCCACCCAGGTGGAGGGTGCGCTCACCCACCGTGATGCGGAGCGCTATGCGCGAAACTCCCACGCGGTCACGCTGGTTAAGGGAGGCTACCTCCACGGGCTCTACGGAGAGGAGCGGGCGCAGATCAACAGCGTGCACCATCAGGCCGTTAAAGATCTGGCCCCCGGGTTGGTCGTGACCGCACGCTCGACCACCGATGGCATCATTGAGGGCGTGCGACTCGAAGATGGCAGCGAGCGCTGGGCGGTGGGCGTGCAGTGGCACCCGGAGTTTCAGCGTCCGGAACAGACCGAGCTGCTTCCCACGGCGCCCTTGATGAACGACTTTCTGGAGGCCGCGCGCCGGCGAGCGATGGGTCGGTCGTAG
- a CDS encoding tRNA (cytidine(34)-2'-O)-methyltransferase: MEPLEDFGGPDDRRLHIVLHEPEIPGNTGNIGRLCAGTNVWLHLVKPLGFDLDDRYLKRAGLDYWPHVKISLHENFEAVEAIFPRERMHFFTKKTTRAYDQANWQGGSVLIFGKETKGLPAEIREHYEDRCFRIPTTDKVRSLNLSNACAIVLYDAMRQLNWEPLQG, encoded by the coding sequence CTGGAGCCGCTCGAAGACTTCGGTGGCCCCGATGATCGTCGACTTCATATTGTGCTCCATGAGCCCGAGATTCCGGGTAATACCGGCAATATTGGCAGGCTCTGCGCGGGTACCAACGTGTGGCTGCACCTGGTCAAACCCCTGGGGTTTGACCTGGACGATCGCTACCTCAAGCGCGCCGGGCTCGATTACTGGCCGCACGTAAAGATCAGCCTCCATGAGAACTTTGAGGCCGTGGAGGCCATCTTTCCGCGCGAGCGCATGCATTTTTTCACCAAGAAGACGACCCGCGCCTACGACCAGGCCAACTGGCAGGGGGGCAGCGTGCTGATCTTCGGGAAAGAGACCAAAGGGCTGCCGGCGGAGATCCGCGAGCACTATGAGGATCGATGCTTTCGCATCCCGACGACGGACAAAGTTCGCAGTTTGAACCTTTCCAACGCGTGCGCGATCGTGTTGTATGACGCGATGCGTCAGTTGAACTGGGAGCCCCTTCAGGGATAG
- a CDS encoding RluA family pseudouridine synthase, producing MSTTEFSFQVEPEDAGQRLDVYLAEQDDPPLTRSQVRKFLDRGEVTVNGQQVKAGYKLREDDRIFWSHIPPTEPSIKAQAIALNLLYEDDEVAVVDKPVGMVVHPSIGHPDGTLVNALMHHFDELPTIGGELRPGIVHRIDKDTSGALAVTKTDRAHHHLSAQFRDHSIDRVYHALVFGPGLADEGTFDTLHGRDPNHRMRFTGRVPKGRHAVTHYRVMERYDSGAVLVECRLETGRTHQIRMHFADADAPLLGDALYGGRRTAQCSLIGRQALHARTLGFEHPDGQRVHCVANYPEDFEKALEALRAGRDWR from the coding sequence TTGAGCACCACCGAATTCAGCTTTCAGGTTGAGCCGGAAGACGCCGGCCAGCGCCTCGACGTGTATCTGGCCGAGCAGGATGATCCTCCCCTGACCCGCTCTCAGGTGCGAAAGTTCCTGGACCGCGGCGAGGTCACGGTTAACGGCCAGCAGGTCAAGGCCGGCTATAAGTTGCGTGAAGACGACCGCATCTTCTGGTCGCACATTCCTCCCACCGAACCCAGCATCAAGGCACAGGCCATCGCGCTCAACCTCCTCTATGAGGATGACGAGGTGGCCGTGGTCGACAAACCCGTGGGCATGGTCGTGCACCCCTCGATCGGCCACCCCGACGGCACGCTCGTCAACGCCCTGATGCACCACTTCGACGAGCTCCCCACCATCGGCGGGGAGCTGCGCCCGGGGATCGTGCACCGCATCGACAAAGACACCTCCGGGGCGCTGGCGGTCACCAAGACCGACCGCGCTCATCACCACCTCTCGGCCCAGTTCCGCGACCACAGCATCGACCGCGTCTACCACGCCCTGGTGTTTGGTCCGGGGCTCGCCGATGAGGGAACTTTCGACACGCTGCACGGTCGCGATCCCAACCACCGCATGCGCTTTACGGGGCGAGTGCCGAAGGGACGCCACGCGGTGACGCACTACCGGGTGATGGAGCGCTATGACAGCGGCGCGGTGCTCGTGGAATGCCGCCTGGAGACCGGGCGCACCCACCAGATCCGCATGCATTTTGCCGACGCTGACGCGCCGCTTCTCGGAGACGCGCTCTACGGCGGGCGGCGCACCGCGCAATGCTCGCTGATCGGGCGGCAGGCCCTGCACGCGCGCACCCTGGGCTTTGAGCACCCCGATGGTCAGCGCGTGCACTGCGTGGCGAATTACCCCGAAGACTTTGAGAAGGCGCTCGAAGCGCTGCGCGCCGGCCGCGACTGGCGCTAA
- a CDS encoding serine/threonine-protein kinase, whose amino-acid sequence MSESFGTYMLGERIGVGGMAEVFLARSVGAEGVEKTLVIKKILPKLATDERFVEMFIAEAKIAMGLNHPNVVQIYDFGKVGQDYYLAMEHVDGVDLGHLLRAGQRAGRALSLGDALFVAIELARGLDYAHRRTDGFGRSLELVHRDISPQNVLISRDGAVKLVDFGIAKATSVREDRPGMVKGKYRYMSPEQARGEEVDLRSDLFSLGALMFELVCGRPLFRAESTDDLLSLVSGAVVPDIKALNPMIPEALEHLIYKALSGDREERPASAREMQRAMTRVLYGLSEIHDEMTLSQHLREVGPHLDREARAGESVSAGLEASASTVVGRTRVARGGASARAASLRTSMQVTPAMVQRRKEVVTIAGRLEGLQELQRALSPERWRHLVAEMTRIVDAIAFKNDGVLHSMDAAGFVVVLGLPISSENDGVRAARVARDLHEAVAGMNFSLDVPLLVSLGIATSEVLIEHPGSGLKQGYRWEFLERGDADARSLASAALARETLIGPQVFQRVRRAFYCEAIQPVAGNDEARSAGSAPAYRLVGPKSARERIKELRRSVTSFYGRDVERRVVRQAYRRVAMDRLAGALVLVGPAGVGKSALLEEFLSGFDSGQARVLRAVASPYERDQPLGSAAAFFAEALELGSRDDLRQLAARLEKVIETIFVGEDEEERELLFDSLATVFGVPVAERAFARLDRDERQRRIYLSLSKLVSGFAASGPVIIAIDDAHYIDPVMLEFTARYFETDREAPVFMVCTARDLGPHTESDAWQRLVSSSRVEVESVGELSGRESRRLVRDLLRLDVGEDQALVEEVLHRTGGNPLYIREVVEAIRDRVGFGLSTDSVELSDEAVWLPASVEGIIGAKLERLPSEARAVLVRVALFGVPFERERAERLLEQPCGEAIALLVESGILEEVGAQRSLRYRFCNELTREVAARGLLAEHAAELHGRIAADLMAQEGEGALRKSALVARHLEASGDGEGARSYYVRAAREASRLVGAQVCVRHCDRVLEMGGAPTDELIEVLLLKEEACQEIGDDAGARSALGALEDLISSGEADARAAEVWLRLARYQFQRASFREARDYLSRAEEAAERLADCISLAQVARQRAVIDLTEGHRDGALEVVDAGLLLLDEASIHGVDPRRAGEVAVELYTVRGVVLRQTGRHREALIAYDRALSRARELELPRHQRQILTNSGLALAYVGRFTQAMARYESALAMCRQLGHRRDEALLLVNIGHVNFLLGQTRQAISEIQRGLHLARRTGYTTTEADGQISLGLCYLELGQNDQAEHALHEGLRLADSIPHAYLAVCATLALAQVKLQAESPGHARVALLQAEDAMERAEQADMRWGRAFALSLMARAHACSERFDQALTLSRQALAMLDEVEIYGEDEVNFAHAHILQLIGDDALDAERTRSLRRARAIVQERASSIDDERLRRDYLARPLNARITAASGDEPAEVAD is encoded by the coding sequence GTGAGCGAGTCGTTCGGGACATACATGCTGGGAGAGCGCATCGGCGTGGGCGGGATGGCCGAGGTGTTTCTTGCGCGCAGCGTCGGGGCGGAAGGGGTTGAGAAGACCCTGGTCATCAAAAAGATTCTTCCAAAACTGGCCACCGATGAGCGTTTTGTGGAGATGTTCATCGCCGAGGCCAAGATCGCCATGGGGCTCAATCACCCGAATGTCGTGCAGATCTACGACTTCGGGAAGGTTGGCCAGGACTACTACCTGGCCATGGAGCATGTGGACGGGGTGGACCTGGGGCATCTGCTGCGGGCCGGCCAGCGCGCCGGACGAGCGCTCTCGCTGGGCGATGCGCTCTTTGTGGCCATTGAGCTTGCGCGGGGGCTTGATTATGCCCACCGCCGCACCGACGGGTTCGGGCGCAGCCTGGAGCTTGTGCATCGCGACATAAGTCCGCAGAACGTGCTGATCTCACGCGATGGTGCGGTCAAGCTGGTGGACTTCGGTATCGCCAAGGCTACCAGCGTGCGCGAGGACCGCCCGGGGATGGTCAAGGGTAAGTACCGCTACATGAGCCCGGAACAGGCCCGTGGCGAGGAGGTCGATCTTCGCAGCGACCTCTTCAGCCTGGGGGCGCTGATGTTTGAGCTGGTGTGCGGTCGACCGCTCTTTCGGGCCGAGAGCACAGATGATCTTCTCAGCCTGGTATCGGGGGCGGTGGTGCCCGACATTAAGGCGCTTAATCCGATGATTCCCGAGGCGCTTGAACATCTGATCTACAAAGCCCTCTCCGGCGATCGCGAAGAGCGTCCGGCGAGTGCCCGGGAGATGCAGCGGGCGATGACGCGGGTGCTCTACGGGCTCAGTGAGATTCACGATGAGATGACGCTCTCGCAGCATCTTCGAGAGGTTGGTCCGCACCTCGATCGGGAAGCCCGTGCCGGTGAGAGTGTGTCGGCGGGGCTGGAGGCGTCGGCATCCACGGTGGTCGGCCGTACGCGGGTGGCGCGCGGCGGGGCGTCGGCGCGCGCGGCGAGCCTGCGCACCTCGATGCAGGTGACCCCGGCGATGGTGCAGCGCCGCAAAGAAGTGGTGACCATCGCCGGCAGGCTGGAGGGCTTGCAGGAGCTGCAGCGCGCACTTAGCCCGGAGCGCTGGCGCCACCTTGTGGCGGAGATGACGCGGATTGTGGACGCCATCGCCTTTAAGAATGACGGCGTCTTGCACAGCATGGATGCTGCGGGTTTTGTGGTCGTGCTGGGGCTGCCGATCTCCAGTGAGAATGACGGGGTGCGGGCTGCCCGGGTGGCTCGTGATCTGCACGAGGCGGTGGCGGGCATGAACTTCAGCCTGGATGTGCCGCTCCTGGTCAGCCTGGGCATCGCCACCTCGGAGGTGCTCATTGAGCACCCGGGAAGCGGTCTAAAGCAGGGTTACCGCTGGGAGTTTCTGGAGCGCGGCGATGCCGACGCGCGCTCGCTGGCCTCGGCTGCGCTGGCGCGGGAGACGCTGATCGGCCCGCAGGTGTTTCAGCGGGTCCGGCGCGCCTTCTACTGTGAGGCGATTCAACCGGTGGCGGGCAACGATGAGGCCCGGTCGGCGGGTAGTGCGCCGGCCTACCGGCTGGTGGGACCAAAGAGCGCCCGGGAGCGCATCAAAGAGCTGCGCCGATCGGTCACCTCCTTTTACGGCCGCGATGTGGAGCGGCGGGTCGTGCGCCAGGCCTACCGCCGGGTGGCGATGGATCGGCTCGCTGGTGCGCTGGTGCTGGTCGGGCCGGCCGGGGTCGGGAAGTCGGCGCTCCTGGAGGAGTTTCTCTCGGGCTTTGACAGCGGGCAGGCGCGCGTCCTGCGCGCGGTGGCCTCGCCCTATGAGCGCGATCAGCCGCTGGGGAGCGCGGCGGCCTTTTTTGCCGAGGCGTTGGAGCTGGGATCCCGCGATGATCTTCGGCAGCTGGCTGCCCGTCTGGAGAAGGTCATTGAGACGATCTTTGTCGGTGAGGATGAGGAAGAGCGTGAGCTGCTCTTCGACTCGCTGGCGACGGTCTTCGGCGTGCCGGTGGCCGAGCGCGCCTTTGCGCGCCTTGACCGCGATGAGCGGCAGCGGCGCATCTACCTCTCGTTGAGCAAACTTGTAAGCGGGTTTGCGGCGTCCGGTCCGGTGATCATCGCCATCGATGACGCGCACTATATCGATCCGGTGATGCTGGAGTTTACGGCGCGCTACTTTGAGACCGACCGTGAGGCGCCGGTGTTTATGGTGTGCACCGCCCGCGACCTGGGGCCGCACACCGAGAGTGACGCCTGGCAACGTCTGGTCAGCAGTTCGCGCGTTGAGGTTGAGTCGGTCGGTGAGCTCTCGGGGCGTGAGTCACGTCGGCTGGTGCGCGACCTGTTGCGCCTCGATGTGGGTGAGGATCAGGCGCTGGTCGAGGAGGTACTGCATCGAACCGGCGGAAACCCGCTCTACATTCGCGAGGTGGTGGAGGCGATCCGCGATCGGGTGGGTTTTGGTCTTTCAACTGACTCGGTGGAGCTTAGCGATGAGGCGGTGTGGTTGCCGGCGAGCGTCGAGGGGATCATCGGCGCGAAACTGGAGCGGCTGCCCTCCGAGGCGCGGGCGGTTCTGGTTCGGGTGGCGCTCTTCGGGGTGCCTTTTGAGCGGGAGCGAGCCGAACGCCTTCTGGAGCAACCCTGCGGGGAGGCCATCGCGCTGCTGGTGGAGTCGGGGATCCTGGAGGAGGTCGGCGCTCAAAGAAGTCTGCGTTACCGCTTCTGCAACGAGTTGACCCGGGAGGTCGCCGCGCGCGGACTTCTTGCCGAGCACGCCGCGGAGCTGCACGGGCGCATCGCCGCGGATCTCATGGCGCAGGAAGGGGAGGGGGCGCTGCGCAAGAGCGCGCTGGTGGCGCGGCACCTCGAAGCCAGCGGAGATGGGGAGGGCGCCCGGAGCTACTATGTGCGCGCCGCCCGGGAGGCCTCGCGGCTGGTCGGAGCGCAGGTCTGTGTGCGCCACTGCGACCGGGTCCTGGAGATGGGCGGGGCTCCGACCGATGAGCTGATCGAGGTGCTCTTGCTCAAGGAAGAGGCCTGTCAGGAGATCGGCGATGATGCGGGGGCTCGCAGTGCGCTCGGTGCCCTGGAAGACCTTATATCGTCGGGGGAGGCCGATGCGCGGGCCGCCGAGGTGTGGCTGCGCCTGGCGCGCTATCAGTTTCAGCGCGCGAGCTTTCGCGAGGCACGCGACTATCTCAGCCGCGCCGAAGAGGCCGCCGAGCGCCTTGCGGATTGCATCAGCCTTGCGCAGGTTGCGCGTCAGCGTGCGGTGATCGATCTGACCGAGGGCCATCGCGACGGCGCGCTGGAGGTGGTCGACGCAGGCTTGCTTCTGCTCGATGAGGCCAGCATTCACGGCGTGGATCCCCGACGCGCCGGTGAGGTTGCGGTTGAACTCTACACGGTGCGCGGGGTTGTGCTGCGGCAGACCGGACGTCATCGCGAGGCGCTTATCGCCTACGATCGTGCGCTGAGCCGGGCCCGCGAGCTTGAGCTTCCGCGCCATCAGCGCCAGATTTTGACCAACTCCGGGTTGGCCCTGGCCTATGTGGGGCGCTTTACCCAGGCGATGGCCCGCTACGAGAGTGCGCTCGCGATGTGCCGCCAGCTCGGGCATCGGCGTGATGAGGCGTTGTTGCTGGTCAACATCGGCCATGTGAACTTTTTGCTCGGGCAGACGCGCCAGGCGATCTCCGAGATTCAACGCGGGCTGCATCTGGCCCGCCGCACCGGCTACACCACCACCGAGGCCGATGGCCAGATTTCCCTGGGGTTGTGTTACCTGGAGCTGGGGCAGAACGACCAGGCCGAGCACGCGCTCCACGAGGGGCTTCGCCTGGCGGACTCGATTCCCCACGCCTACCTGGCGGTCTGCGCCACGCTGGCGCTGGCGCAGGTGAAACTTCAGGCCGAGAGCCCGGGACACGCCCGCGTGGCGTTGCTGCAGGCAGAAGATGCCATGGAGCGCGCCGAGCAGGCCGATATGCGCTGGGGCAGGGCGTTTGCGTTGAGCCTGATGGCCCGGGCCCACGCCTGCTCGGAGCGCTTTGACCAGGCGCTCACCCTCTCACGTCAGGCGCTGGCGATGCTCGATGAGGTCGAGATCTATGGCGAGGATGAGGTGAACTTTGCCCACGCCCACATTTTGCAGCTGATCGGCGATGATGCGCTGGATGCCGAGCGCACCCGCTCGCTGCGGCGCGCCCGGGCCATCGTGCAGGAGCGCGCCTCAAGCATCGACGATGAACGTCTGCGACGCGACTATCTGGCCCGACCGCTCAACGCCCGCATCACGGCCGCGTCGGGCGATGAGCCTGCTGAAGTCGCCGATTAG
- a CDS encoding 2OG-Fe(II) oxygenase — protein MRQPASPALSALSPDTPEAIEDALIEKGYACVPGFLSPAQVHALAAETLRLWDDGEFQFARIGTGTNRQRCPQVRSDRILWLDNDHLSAPQKVYFDALDELRQRINRATMMGLVDWEGHLALYPPGTFYKRHIDVFANARERQLTTILYLNPNWQPGDGGELRLYLDGAEMEPYIDLEPRGGTLVTFLSSRFYHEVLPAHTERLSITGWYRVRSTRHF, from the coding sequence ATGCGTCAGCCCGCCTCCCCTGCACTCTCTGCCCTTTCGCCCGATACCCCGGAAGCTATCGAAGATGCGCTCATTGAGAAGGGCTACGCCTGCGTCCCCGGGTTTCTGAGCCCCGCCCAGGTGCACGCGCTCGCTGCCGAGACCCTTCGCCTCTGGGACGATGGCGAGTTTCAGTTCGCCCGCATCGGCACCGGCACAAACCGCCAGCGCTGCCCTCAGGTGCGCAGCGACCGGATCCTCTGGCTGGACAACGATCATCTCAGCGCCCCGCAAAAAGTCTACTTCGACGCCCTCGATGAACTTCGTCAGCGCATCAACCGCGCCACCATGATGGGCCTGGTCGACTGGGAGGGACACCTGGCGCTCTACCCGCCCGGCACCTTCTACAAACGCCACATCGACGTCTTCGCCAACGCCCGCGAACGCCAGCTCACCACCATCCTCTACCTCAACCCCAACTGGCAACCCGGCGATGGCGGTGAGCTGCGCCTCTACCTTGACGGCGCAGAGATGGAGCCCTACATCGACCTTGAGCCGCGCGGCGGCACGCTTGTGACCTTCTTAAGCTCACGCTTCTACCACGAGGTCCTGCCTGCCCACACCGAGCGCCTGAGCATCACCGGCTGGTATCGCGTGCGCTCCACTCGCCACTTTTAG